One Spinacia oleracea cultivar Varoflay chromosome 4, BTI_SOV_V1, whole genome shotgun sequence DNA segment encodes these proteins:
- the LOC110788222 gene encoding tRNA dimethylallyltransferase 9 isoform X2, whose translation MVYQGLDVGSAKPSPSDRKEVPHHLLDILHPSEEYSVGQFYDDARQATRDILKKGRVPIVTGGTGLYLRWFIYGKPHAPKASPDIATQVYAELENYQFSGDWDAAVKLVFEAGDPNTQSIPTNNWYRLRRSLEIIKSSGCPPSAFQLPYNSFKEQLNLAATDDYQNMDGVQGSQLKDLDYNYVCFFLTSPRRDLYRSIDLRCEDMLSGSDGILAEAKWLLDIGFLPNSNPSTRSIGYRQGMEYLLRCREQGGQSSAEEFFSFLFEFQKASRNFAKRQMTWFRNDPIYNWLDASKPLEKVLDFIHDAYHDQTTTLVVPESLRMKKDVANRQELKELQTYMTKNRYFVTHEDCADILTWIETEGNIAERLPIGECSTL comes from the exons GTCTACCAAGGTCTTGATGTCGGGTCAGCAAAGCCCTCACCTAGCGATAGAAAG gAGGTACCTCATCATTTGTTGGACATATTGCACCCATCTGAAG AATATTCTGTTGGTCAATTTTATGACGATGCAAGACAAGCAACAAGAGACATTCTTAAGAAGGGCCGTGTTCCTATAGTTACTGGAGGAACTGGTTTGTATTTGCGTTG GTTCATATATGGCAAGCCTCATGCTCCAAAAGCATCTCCCGATATTGCGACTCAAGTGTATGCAGAGCTTGAAAATTATCAATTTAGTGGAGATTGGGATGCAGCTGTAAAGTTGGTTTTTGAAGCAGGGGACCCGAACACCCAGTCTATCCCAACAAACAATTGGTATCGCCTACGGCGTAGCCTTGAGATTATTAAg TCTAGTGGATGTCCTCCATCAGCCTTCCAATTACCGTATAATTCATTTAAAGAACAACTCAATTTAGCTGCAACAGATGATTATCAAAACATGGATGGAGTGCAAGGGAGCCAATTGAAAGATCTGGATTATAATTACGTTTGCTTTTTCCTTACAAGCCCCCGGCGAGATTTGTATAGATCAATTGATTTACGGTGTGAAGATATGCTTTCAG GTAGTGACGGGATTCTGGCGGAGGCCAAATGGCTTCTAGACATAGGCTTTCTTCCCAATTCAAATCCTTCTACGCGATCTATTGGTTACCGGCAG GGCATGGAGTATCTCTTGAGATGCAGAGAACAAGGCGGTCAAAGCTCTGCAGAGGAGttcttttcatttctttttgaatttcaGAAAGCGTCCAG GAATTTTGCAAAACGGCAAATGACATGGTTTCGTAATGACCCAATTTATAATTGGCTAGATGCTTCTAAACCCTTG GAGAAGGTATTGGACTTCATTCATGATGCATACCATGATCAAACCACAACTTTGGTTGTACCAGAATCGCTAAGGATGAAGAAAGATGTAGCCAACCGCCAAGAGCTCAAGGAACTTCAGACCTACATGACCAAAAATAG GTATTTTGTTACACACGAAGATTGTGCTGATATTCTGACATGGATAGAAACTGAAGGTAATATAGCAGAAAGACTTCCTATTGGTGAATGCAGCACACTATGA